From the genome of Thermococcus chitonophagus, one region includes:
- a CDS encoding respiratory chain complex I subunit 1 family protein produces MNLVYAFLGLLGLYIYVSIMSLLFAGIDRKLVARMQRRIGPPILQPFYDFLKLVSKETIIPNTANFMFKAAPVLMLATTIALLAYTPFGFAPLFATKGDIIVFIYLLTLADFFLVVGVMSSGSPYGRIGASREVAMLVSREPAMMLGVFAVMWGISKLGVQKPFSLSSLYEHNIWELGPMAWVAGAILVYVFMAWLASEIEAGFFNIPEAEQEIAEGTLVEYSGRYLAIIKLAESMKEFIAASLVVAVLFPWQLNMPGIQGYIVNLLIHTLKVFIVLFVAKTIFRTVTGRLKISQAVNLLWTRVFAASVIGALILAMGVSL; encoded by the coding sequence ATGAACTTAGTTTATGCTTTCCTCGGGTTACTTGGCCTCTATATCTACGTTTCCATAATGTCACTATTGTTCGCGGGAATTGATAGGAAGTTGGTCGCGAGAATGCAGAGGAGAATAGGGCCACCAATCCTGCAGCCTTTCTATGACTTCCTAAAGCTCGTTAGCAAAGAAACAATAATTCCAAATACGGCAAACTTCATGTTCAAGGCCGCTCCAGTTCTGATGCTCGCAACGACAATAGCCTTGTTGGCTTACACTCCCTTTGGCTTTGCTCCCCTCTTTGCAACCAAGGGAGATATAATCGTGTTCATATACTTGCTAACCCTCGCGGACTTCTTCCTGGTAGTCGGTGTTATGAGTTCTGGAAGCCCCTATGGAAGGATCGGTGCATCGAGAGAGGTTGCAATGCTTGTATCAAGGGAGCCAGCAATGATGCTCGGTGTTTTCGCTGTAATGTGGGGCATCTCAAAGCTAGGAGTCCAGAAGCCCTTCAGTCTTTCAAGCCTCTATGAGCACAACATCTGGGAGCTAGGGCCCATGGCTTGGGTGGCGGGGGCTATACTAGTTTACGTCTTCATGGCGTGGTTAGCGAGTGAAATAGAGGCAGGATTCTTCAACATTCCAGAGGCTGAGCAGGAAATTGCCGAGGGAACCCTTGTTGAGTACAGCGGTAGGTACCTGGCAATAATAAAGCTCGCCGAGTCAATGAAGGAGTTTATAGCTGCCTCACTTGTAGTTGCAGTGTTGTTCCCATGGCAGCTTAACATGCCGGGAATTCAGGGCTACATAGTTAACCTGCTCATCCACACCCTCAAGGTGTTCATAGTCCTGTTCGTTGCAAAGACGATATTTAGGACAGTTACTGGTAGGCTGAAGATTAGCCAGGCAGTAAACCTGCTGTGGACTAGGGTGTTTGCCGCAAGTGTTATCGGAGCCTTAATCCTCGCAATGGGGGTGAGCCTATGA
- a CDS encoding 4Fe-4S dicluster domain-containing protein, producing the protein MIRLPLLSTVIKNLFKKPATNPFPKTEPVPVPENFRGKIVYNVDKCVGCRMCVTVCPAGVFVYLPEIRKVALWTGRCVFCKQCVDVCPTGALQMSDEFLLASYDKYDSKFIYVTPEEAEEIKKKQEELKKAKAQAKAKKSQ; encoded by the coding sequence ATGATAAGACTTCCTCTCTTATCCACCGTTATCAAGAACCTCTTCAAGAAGCCGGCAACCAATCCCTTCCCTAAGACTGAGCCTGTTCCTGTCCCTGAGAACTTCAGGGGCAAGATAGTATACAACGTTGACAAGTGTGTTGGCTGTAGAATGTGCGTTACCGTGTGCCCTGCTGGAGTTTTCGTGTACCTCCCAGAGATAAGGAAGGTTGCACTATGGACAGGCAGGTGCGTATTCTGCAAGCAGTGCGTTGATGTCTGTCCAACGGGAGCCTTACAAATGAGCGATGAGTTCCTGCTAGCAAGTTACGACAAGTACGACTCAAAGTTCATCTATGTAACTCCAGAGGAAGCTGAGGAGATTAAGAAGAAGCAGGAGGAGCTAAAGAAGGCCAAGGCACAGGCTAAAGCTAAGAAGAGTCAGTGA